The DNA sequence GTTAAAATAAGCAATTGCCTGATTTTTTTCTTATTGAATTTAAAAAGATTTACTGATTAGCTGGGAGAATTAATTATTTTCACATTCAAGCTCAATATCCAGCGCGCTCAGCACCCCTTCGACAAATCCTTCCGCTGTTTGCAGATCTTTTCGAATGGTGCCGTCAGCACAATGTCGTCGGCGGGCAATCGAACGGAGTGAAATTCGATAATGATAATGGGCAACCAGTAACGCATGTTCTTCCGGATGATCAATCTTCAATCTGCTGATGCAGCTGTCGAGGATCATGCCGTCGTTATCACTACAGATGGGTCGATTGGAAGGCGCTGAAGTGATTAAACCCCGAAAGCCAGCCGCGATGTGAGAATAACTGACACCGCTCTGTTCTGTCGCCGCCCAGCCGCCCCACATTTCCAGTAAACGTTTAATGTTGCGCATTGTATGTTCCCCCTTACACAGTAATTGAAGCACAGGATGCAAGAACTTTACGGCACTTTTCTTTAACACCTGCTAATTTCAAAACGGTACTGATTTCGCGCAACGTGCTGAAAAAGTCAGCACCGTTACGCTT is a window from the Pantoea sp. CCBC3-3-1 genome containing:
- a CDS encoding antiterminator Q family protein gives rise to the protein MRNIKRLLEMWGGWAATEQSGVSYSHIAAGFRGLITSAPSNRPICSDNDGMILDSCISRLKIDHPEEHALLVAHYHYRISLRSIARRRHCADGTIRKDLQTAEGFVEGVLSALDIELECENN